From one Paenibacillus sp. FSL K6-1330 genomic stretch:
- the tyrS gene encoding tyrosine--tRNA ligase has protein sequence MNIIDELEWRDAINQQTDAEGLRKLTNEKSISLYCGVDPTGDSMHIGHLIPFIMLKRFQLAGHRPVILIGGATGTIGDPSGRQTERSLQTLEQVQANVDALTGQMKKLFVTEGDNQIRMVNNYDWTHKINIIEFLRDYGKNFSINSMLAKDVVASRLDSGISFTEFSYQILQSVDYLHLYQHEDVQLQIGGSDQWGNITSGLDLIRKKEGPEAKAFGLTIPLMLKADGTKFGKTAGGAIWLDPNKTTPFEFYQFWANTDDRDVVKYLKYFTFLTKEQIDELAEKVQSEPHKREAQKMLAEEMTRFVHGEEMLEQAKRITAALFSGDIKSLTADEIEQGFKEMPTFEATPETKNIVDWLVDLGIEPSKRQAREDITKGAISMNGERISDVGHEVTADQAIGGRFIIIRKGKKNYSLVKMS, from the coding sequence GTGAATATTATCGACGAACTGGAATGGCGCGATGCGATCAACCAACAGACGGATGCCGAAGGGCTCCGGAAGCTTACGAATGAAAAATCAATCTCGCTGTACTGCGGCGTAGATCCAACGGGCGACAGCATGCATATCGGTCACCTGATTCCCTTCATCATGCTTAAACGGTTCCAGCTTGCCGGCCATCGTCCGGTCATTCTAATCGGGGGCGCAACCGGCACCATCGGCGATCCAAGCGGACGTCAAACCGAGCGCTCGCTGCAGACGCTGGAGCAGGTTCAGGCTAACGTTGATGCGTTGACCGGACAAATGAAAAAGCTCTTCGTGACGGAGGGCGACAATCAGATCCGCATGGTTAACAACTACGACTGGACGCATAAAATCAACATTATCGAATTCCTGCGCGATTACGGGAAAAACTTCAGCATTAACTCGATGCTGGCGAAAGACGTGGTTGCGAGCCGGCTTGACAGCGGGATTTCATTCACGGAATTCTCTTACCAAATCCTGCAGTCGGTTGACTACTTGCATCTGTACCAGCACGAAGACGTACAGCTGCAAATCGGGGGATCGGACCAATGGGGCAACATTACAAGCGGCCTCGACCTGATCCGGAAGAAGGAAGGACCTGAGGCAAAAGCATTCGGCCTGACCATTCCGCTCATGCTGAAGGCCGACGGCACGAAATTCGGCAAAACGGCCGGCGGCGCGATCTGGCTCGACCCGAACAAAACAACGCCATTCGAGTTCTACCAGTTCTGGGCGAACACCGACGATCGCGACGTCGTGAAATACCTGAAGTACTTCACGTTCTTGACCAAAGAGCAAATTGACGAGCTGGCCGAAAAGGTGCAGAGCGAGCCGCATAAACGCGAAGCACAAAAAATGCTGGCTGAGGAAATGACGAGATTCGTGCACGGCGAGGAGATGCTGGAGCAGGCCAAGCGCATTACGGCGGCCTTGTTCAGCGGCGATATTAAATCCCTTACGGCCGATGAGATCGAGCAGGGCTTCAAGGAGATGCCGACATTCGAAGCCACGCCAGAAACGAAGAATATCGTGGACTGGCTTGTGGATCTGGGCATCGAGCCTTCCAAGCGGCAAGCTCGCGAGGATATCACCAAAGGCGCCATCTCGATGAACGGCGAGCGTATCAGCGACGTCGGTCACGAGGTGACAGCCGACCAAGCGATCGGCGGCCGGTTCATCATCATTCGCAAAGGAAAGAAAAACTACAGCTTGGTGAAAATGTCCTAG
- a CDS encoding nitronate monooxygenase family protein — protein sequence MNIQLHTDLCERFQIRYPLFLAGMAGGPTIVELVAAVSNAGGLGTLGAAYMEPAAIRHSIQEIRKRTDQPFAVNLFATRAPDRHERIGEVQQELNRMRNDLGIPHAGKDHVTTPDWFEQQFAVLIEEKVPVISTAFGILDEPHMQQAKAAKLLVVAMATTVREAMLAEQAGCDAVVAQGSEAGGHRGTFDISEHPMGAQIGTFALVPQIVDRVKIPVIAAGGVMDGRGLAASLVLGAQGVQMGTRFLTAVESGAHEVYKQALLRSTEESTVITKAFSGRPARGIRNAFIRQWDESGVEPLPFPTQNTVTRDIRNAANRQDNPEYMSLWAGQGTRGLTSGQTAADIVAETIREALLICPFRESDHLK from the coding sequence ATGAACATTCAACTGCACACCGATCTGTGCGAGCGGTTCCAGATCCGCTATCCGCTCTTTCTGGCAGGAATGGCCGGGGGACCGACGATAGTTGAACTGGTCGCCGCCGTATCCAACGCAGGCGGACTCGGCACGCTGGGTGCGGCTTATATGGAGCCGGCTGCCATTCGTCACAGCATTCAGGAGATCCGCAAGCGGACGGATCAGCCTTTTGCCGTCAACCTGTTTGCGACACGTGCCCCGGATCGCCATGAGCGAATTGGAGAGGTTCAACAGGAGTTAAACCGGATGCGGAATGACCTTGGCATTCCCCATGCGGGCAAGGATCACGTAACAACCCCGGATTGGTTCGAGCAGCAATTCGCGGTTCTGATCGAAGAGAAGGTGCCTGTCATCAGTACGGCATTCGGGATTCTGGATGAGCCTCATATGCAGCAAGCGAAAGCGGCTAAGCTTCTGGTTGTTGCGATGGCTACCACAGTCCGCGAAGCCATGCTGGCTGAGCAGGCAGGGTGTGATGCCGTCGTCGCCCAAGGCAGCGAAGCGGGCGGACACCGTGGAACGTTTGACATTTCGGAGCACCCGATGGGTGCCCAAATCGGAACGTTTGCCTTGGTACCGCAAATCGTGGATCGCGTCAAGATTCCCGTGATTGCCGCCGGAGGCGTGATGGATGGACGCGGACTCGCAGCGTCGCTTGTTCTTGGAGCCCAAGGCGTTCAGATGGGAACGCGATTCCTGACCGCGGTTGAATCGGGTGCGCATGAGGTTTACAAACAAGCGCTGCTTCGGAGTACGGAAGAGAGCACGGTGATCACCAAAGCGTTCTCGGGCCGGCCTGCAAGGGGCATCCGAAATGCATTCATCAGGCAATGGGACGAGAGCGGCGTAGAGCCGCTACCCTTTCCTACGCAGAATACGGTGACCCGTGACATACGAAACGCGGCTAATCGCCAAGATAACCCGGAGTATATGTCATTGTGGGCGGGGCAAGGCACAAGAGGGCTGACTTCGGGACAAACGGCAGCGGATATTGTTGCCGAGACGATCCGGGAAGCGCTGTTGATCTGCCCGTTTCGTGAATCCGATCATTTAAAATGA
- a CDS encoding NAD(P)-dependent alcohol dehydrogenase: MKAMVCTAYGSPDVLKLQEVEKPIPKDREIRIKIYATTVNSGDCRVRGFRSPLLYRIPMRLVLGLRKPRQPILGVELAGEVEAIGKDVTRFKVGDQVLAFRGMRFGTYAQYICMREDALLLLKPDHVTYDDAAAVSFGGTTALHFLRKGNIRQGHKVLIYGASGAVGTLAVQLAKQHYGAEVTGVCSTANVGLVRSLGAERVIDYTKEDLTTSGARYDIILDAVGKLPKSRCKHLLTPGGSYVTVEGQGVAKVLMEDLRLLAELLGKGKIKPVIDRRYALEQMAEAHRYVDEGRKRGSVVITVGHDH, from the coding sequence ATGAAAGCAATGGTATGCACCGCTTATGGATCACCGGATGTGTTAAAGTTGCAAGAGGTAGAGAAGCCGATCCCTAAGGATCGCGAAATTCGGATCAAAATTTACGCAACCACCGTTAATTCGGGGGATTGCCGAGTACGGGGATTTCGCAGTCCTCTTTTGTACAGGATTCCGATGCGGCTGGTGTTGGGCCTGAGAAAGCCAAGACAACCGATACTCGGGGTGGAGCTGGCAGGGGAAGTAGAAGCGATAGGCAAGGATGTTACGCGATTCAAGGTAGGCGATCAGGTCTTGGCATTCAGGGGAATGCGATTCGGCACGTATGCCCAGTATATCTGCATGCGCGAAGACGCGTTATTGCTGTTAAAGCCCGATCATGTGACTTATGACGATGCCGCCGCCGTATCTTTCGGAGGAACGACGGCCCTGCATTTTCTAAGAAAAGGGAATATCCGGCAAGGGCACAAGGTGCTAATTTATGGAGCGTCCGGTGCGGTGGGGACTTTAGCTGTACAGCTTGCCAAGCAACATTATGGAGCAGAGGTTACCGGCGTTTGCAGTACCGCGAATGTGGGACTGGTGAGGTCGCTCGGAGCCGAGCGGGTCATTGATTATACAAAAGAGGATTTGACCACAAGCGGAGCGCGATACGACATCATCCTGGATGCGGTCGGTAAACTGCCGAAATCCAGATGCAAGCATTTGCTCACCCCGGGCGGGAGCTATGTAACCGTTGAAGGGCAAGGGGTGGCCAAGGTGCTGATGGAGGATCTGAGATTGCTTGCGGAGCTGCTTGGAAAAGGGAAGATCAAGCCGGTCATCGACAGAAGGTATGCATTGGAGCAAATGGCTGAGGCGCACCGGTACGTGGATGAAGGACGCAAGAGGGGCAGCGTTGTCATCACGGTGGGCCATGATCATTGA
- a CDS encoding LuxR C-terminal-related transcriptional regulator, with protein MSTPILSTKLYIPSPRSRAVLRPRLIERLNEGLRLQRKLTTISASAGSGKTTLLSQWIKDSRLPVAWLSLEEGDREPARFLAYLVAALQTVGVDIAEGIISKLQAPSPLPLSVEAIVTAILNHIATMGNRFILVLDDYHVIDSKPIDSALGFLIEHMPPQMHVVIASRQDPNLPLARLRARDQLTEVRTSDLRFTSAETSEFLRRSMGLDLSAEDAALLESRTEGWIAGLQLAALSMQGQQDAATFIRTFGGKHRDVLDYLVEEVLQQQPEGIQDFLLSTSILDRLCGPLCEYILRSEDRDAPKNTISGQETLEYLERVNLFIVPLDKERRWYRYHHLFSDALRQRLTRTGASAAGGERDVSELHRRASEWHERQALLLEAFQHAIAAQDVDRAARLIEGEGIPLIFRGAIGPVLHWLDSLPKEEMDARPALHVMHASAMLMVGQMTGIEPKLQAAEIYLKAAEDDYTRDLIGHIASIRATLAVSKHQPGTIMAESRRALEFLSPHNLPVRTATIWTLGYAYQLQGERAAAGKAYREAVTISQKIGHIMINMMATLGLGMIQEAENQLYAAAETYRRVLDLAGDPPLPAACEAHLGLARICSEWNDLDAAEQHGQQALHLAGQFEHIDRGVACEVFLARLKLSRGAVSEAVAMLDRADHFARQHHFTHQLPHIAEAQVLAMLLQGNASSALQLAQKFELKLSLARVLLAQGDTAAALVMLEQLRTDMEVKEWVDEQLRVMVLQALALQAHGEKLKAAQIVADVLGMSEPGGFIRLFIEEGQPMRELLSAATVSKPMQKLFREAVDKSKQKQLLREAIKKPMHDYLERLLHAFDAERLESGVTSVFVPGFVQPAESLIEPLSRRELEVLRLIADGLSNRQISERLFVTLSTVKGHNRMIFDKLEATRRTEAVARARELGLL; from the coding sequence ATGTCCACGCCTATTTTGTCTACGAAACTGTATATACCTTCTCCCCGGTCGAGGGCTGTTCTTCGCCCCCGCTTGATCGAGCGTTTGAACGAGGGGCTGCGATTGCAACGCAAGCTGACTACGATTTCCGCCTCTGCAGGCAGCGGTAAAACTACGCTGCTCAGCCAATGGATCAAAGACTCACGACTGCCCGTCGCCTGGCTGTCTTTGGAAGAGGGGGATCGTGAGCCAGCAAGATTTCTGGCTTATCTTGTGGCTGCCCTGCAAACCGTCGGGGTTGATATCGCAGAGGGCATCATAAGCAAACTCCAAGCTCCATCCCCACTTCCTCTGTCGGTCGAAGCCATCGTCACGGCCATCCTTAATCACATTGCGACCATGGGGAACCGTTTCATTCTGGTTCTTGATGATTACCACGTAATTGATTCCAAACCGATAGACAGCGCTCTTGGCTTTCTCATTGAGCACATGCCGCCGCAGATGCATGTGGTTATCGCCAGCCGCCAGGATCCTAATCTGCCCTTGGCCCGGCTGCGTGCCCGGGACCAGTTGACGGAAGTGCGGACATCGGACTTGCGCTTCACATCCGCTGAAACCTCTGAATTCCTGCGCCGCTCCATGGGACTGGATCTGTCAGCAGAGGATGCGGCGCTTCTCGAATCCCGCACGGAGGGCTGGATTGCCGGCCTGCAATTAGCGGCGCTGTCCATGCAGGGCCAGCAAGATGCCGCCACCTTCATCCGAACCTTCGGCGGCAAGCACCGTGACGTACTGGACTATCTGGTTGAAGAAGTGCTGCAGCAGCAGCCTGAGGGTATTCAGGATTTTTTGCTAAGTACCTCCATTCTTGACCGGCTGTGTGGTCCATTGTGTGAATATATTCTTCGTAGTGAAGACCGTGATGCTCCGAAGAACACCATCTCCGGGCAAGAAACCCTGGAGTATCTGGAGCGCGTCAACCTGTTCATCGTTCCGCTGGACAAGGAGAGGCGCTGGTACCGATATCACCACCTGTTCTCGGATGCGCTTCGGCAGCGTCTAACCCGAACGGGTGCTTCTGCGGCTGGCGGAGAGAGGGACGTGTCCGAATTGCATCGTCGTGCCAGCGAATGGCATGAACGTCAAGCTCTTCTGCTGGAAGCTTTTCAACATGCGATTGCCGCTCAGGATGTGGATCGCGCCGCACGCCTCATTGAAGGGGAGGGGATACCTTTGATCTTCCGTGGAGCAATAGGACCTGTGCTCCATTGGCTGGATTCCTTGCCTAAGGAAGAAATGGATGCAAGGCCCGCGCTACATGTCATGCATGCTTCCGCCATGTTAATGGTCGGTCAAATGACCGGTATCGAACCTAAACTTCAAGCCGCCGAAATCTATCTGAAAGCTGCGGAGGACGATTATACCCGGGATCTTATAGGGCATATCGCCTCTATACGTGCCACCCTTGCTGTCAGCAAACATCAGCCGGGAACCATCATGGCGGAATCGCGCCGGGCCTTGGAATTCTTGAGTCCGCATAATCTGCCCGTGCGCACAGCGACGATATGGACGCTGGGATATGCCTACCAGCTGCAGGGGGAGCGGGCCGCGGCTGGCAAGGCTTATCGGGAAGCCGTGACCATCAGTCAGAAGATTGGGCACATCATGATCAACATGATGGCGACGCTCGGACTCGGAATGATTCAGGAAGCGGAGAATCAGTTATATGCAGCGGCCGAGACGTATCGGCGCGTTCTGGATTTGGCGGGTGACCCTCCGCTGCCGGCAGCGTGCGAAGCGCATCTGGGACTAGCCCGAATATGCAGTGAGTGGAATGATCTGGATGCCGCGGAACAGCATGGGCAGCAGGCCCTCCACTTGGCAGGGCAGTTCGAGCATATAGACAGGGGCGTGGCTTGCGAGGTATTTCTCGCAAGGCTGAAGCTTTCACGGGGAGCGGTGAGCGAAGCGGTTGCCATGTTAGACAGGGCGGATCACTTCGCCCGTCAGCATCATTTCACGCATCAGCTGCCCCATATTGCCGAGGCACAGGTGCTTGCCATGCTGCTGCAAGGGAATGCCAGTTCAGCGTTGCAGCTTGCCCAGAAGTTTGAGCTCAAGCTAAGCCTAGCCAGAGTGCTGCTCGCACAGGGGGATACGGCGGCAGCGCTGGTGATGCTCGAACAACTGCGGACGGATATGGAAGTTAAGGAATGGGTGGACGAACAGCTTAGGGTAATGGTGCTGCAGGCTTTGGCCCTTCAAGCCCATGGTGAGAAGCTGAAAGCGGCACAGATTGTTGCCGATGTGCTGGGGATGAGCGAGCCGGGCGGTTTCATCCGGTTGTTTATCGAGGAAGGGCAACCGATGCGGGAGTTACTAAGCGCAGCAACTGTGAGCAAACCGATGCAGAAGCTATTTAGGGAAGCCGTAGACAAATCGAAGCAGAAGCAGCTGTTAAGAGAGGCTATAAAGAAACCGATGCATGACTATCTGGAGCGGCTGCTGCATGCATTTGATGCTGAAAGACTCGAAAGTGGTGTTACATCAGTATTCGTTCCAGGGTTTGTTCAGCCTGCTGAGTCCCTGATTGAGCCGCTAAGCCGGCGGGAATTGGAGGTTCTGCGTCTTATTGCCGATGGACTATCGAATCGTCAGATTAGCGAGAGGCTTTTTGTTACGCTCAGCACCGTGAAAGGGCATAACCGGATGATTTTCGATAAACTCGAGGCCACACGCCGTACCGAAGCTGTAGCGCGTGCGCGAGAGCTGGGTTTACTGTAG
- the tetB(58) gene encoding tetracycline efflux ABC transporter Tet(58) subunit B codes for MSSTMIQPGTERQLKNRTSFVQTMRNSLTMAYRGLLKLRRTPEQLFDVTFQPIIFTLMFTYIFGGAISGDVASYLPVIIPGILVQTVITTSVVTGVQLREDMDKGVFDRFKSLPIARIAPLAGALLADTIRYTIATVLTFTMGYIMGYRPEGGLGYVALAGLVVILCSWAISWIFAFCGVIARSASGVQGISMIVLFPLTFLSNAFVPVDTMPGWLQWFVNMNPISHLVTAVRDLTNAGTVGWDLTISLVGAAVIVAIFAPITVRAYMRRT; via the coding sequence ATGAGCAGCACCATGATTCAGCCAGGGACGGAACGTCAGCTCAAGAACCGCACGAGTTTCGTTCAGACGATGCGAAATTCGTTGACAATGGCCTACCGCGGGCTGCTGAAGCTCCGGCGTACGCCCGAGCAGTTGTTTGACGTCACGTTCCAGCCCATTATTTTTACACTGATGTTCACCTATATTTTTGGGGGCGCCATCTCGGGTGACGTGGCGAGTTATCTGCCCGTTATCATTCCCGGCATCCTCGTCCAGACTGTGATTACGACCTCCGTCGTCACAGGTGTTCAGCTGCGTGAGGATATGGATAAAGGCGTATTCGACCGGTTCAAATCGCTGCCGATTGCACGCATTGCACCACTGGCCGGTGCCCTGCTGGCAGATACGATTCGATATACCATTGCAACGGTGCTTACCTTTACGATGGGTTATATTATGGGATATCGGCCCGAGGGCGGCTTGGGTTACGTTGCTCTTGCCGGGCTGGTCGTCATTTTGTGCTCGTGGGCCATCAGTTGGATCTTTGCTTTCTGCGGCGTGATTGCAAGATCCGCCTCCGGCGTACAGGGAATATCGATGATCGTGCTGTTTCCGCTCACGTTTCTCTCCAACGCGTTCGTGCCGGTGGATACGATGCCGGGCTGGCTGCAGTGGTTCGTCAATATGAATCCGATCTCGCATCTTGTGACAGCCGTTCGGGATCTCACCAACGCTGGCACCGTGGGCTGGGATCTCACGATATCCTTGGTCGGCGCCGCGGTCATCGTGGCGATCTTTGCTCCCATTACGGTTCGTGCGTACATGCGCCGCACCTGA
- a CDS encoding YafY family protein, producing MSKADNMLAILWLLKSRKRITAKQLSEELGVHIRTIYRNIDALCISGVPVVSEIGRDGGYSIPEHIKLEPLFFEGDEQKALLHAAAFAREAGYPSEEPLHRAVSKIKRYTNPEQLERLERHKNSIEAIHPPIASSLTRILHEIEAGIDRQSSLEIDYTTGYDGMKQTRILDPYGLVHWKSKWYAVGYCHLRGEIRCFRVDRMRDIRHTDNTFDRPASFSPREYVLDSLLSGQGSESNPHLVSVHIQGIPQALDDLCSHWLLSQALVDRTAEHAVFRLDEHTLYTQVAYYLLSFGGKIRIMGPDELKSGMIDIAESLLKYYQS from the coding sequence ATGTCCAAAGCGGATAATATGCTGGCTATTCTATGGCTGCTGAAATCGCGAAAAAGAATCACGGCAAAACAGCTATCGGAGGAACTGGGCGTGCATATCCGAACGATTTATCGGAATATCGATGCCCTGTGCATTTCCGGCGTGCCTGTCGTATCTGAGATTGGGCGCGATGGAGGTTACTCCATCCCGGAGCATATCAAGCTGGAGCCGCTGTTTTTTGAGGGCGATGAGCAAAAGGCGCTTCTTCATGCAGCTGCATTCGCACGGGAAGCGGGCTATCCCTCCGAAGAGCCGCTCCATCGAGCTGTTTCCAAAATTAAACGATATACGAATCCGGAGCAGCTGGAGCGTTTGGAACGCCACAAAAACAGTATAGAGGCCATCCATCCTCCTATTGCTTCTTCGCTCACCAGGATACTGCATGAGATCGAGGCGGGGATCGATCGGCAATCCAGTCTCGAGATCGATTACACCACAGGCTACGACGGTATGAAACAAACACGTATCCTGGATCCTTATGGACTCGTCCATTGGAAAAGTAAATGGTACGCGGTGGGATATTGCCATCTGCGCGGTGAAATTCGCTGCTTCCGTGTCGACCGTATGCGCGATATCCGGCATACCGACAACACGTTTGACCGTCCGGCGTCGTTTTCCCCGCGGGAGTACGTATTGGACAGCTTGCTATCGGGGCAAGGTTCCGAATCCAATCCTCATTTGGTTTCCGTGCATATCCAAGGAATCCCACAAGCTTTGGACGATTTATGTTCGCATTGGCTGCTCAGTCAAGCCCTCGTCGATCGTACGGCGGAGCATGCGGTGTTCAGGCTGGATGAGCATACGTTATACACGCAAGTTGCCTACTACCTTCTGTCGTTTGGCGGAAAAATTCGAATCATGGGGCCCGATGAACTGAAATCAGGCATGATCGACATTGCGGAGTCCCTATTAAAATATTATCAATCCTGA
- a CDS encoding SRPBCC domain-containing protein, which yields MAGSIFKQEVMKVTGRSWEEWIVALGQEVGPLWSHEQIRNHIVEQHQVSGEWGEWIAVMYEQVMGRVPVGVSKDAGVQIGVRKTMAVTKERVWDFLMSSEGLSLWIGDVPSLEPEVGHEYESKEGVSGKITVVVPYHKLRLTWKRKEWDNPSRLQIYVLSTNTGKTTIAIHQEMLDDVYMREIMRRHWDEMLTTLQSQVIAPK from the coding sequence ATGGCAGGCTCTATTTTTAAACAAGAAGTGATGAAGGTAACGGGACGTTCTTGGGAAGAATGGATTGTGGCCCTTGGGCAGGAAGTGGGCCCGCTCTGGTCACACGAGCAGATCCGAAACCATATCGTTGAGCAGCATCAGGTATCCGGGGAATGGGGCGAGTGGATCGCCGTTATGTATGAGCAGGTCATGGGGCGGGTGCCGGTCGGCGTTTCCAAAGATGCCGGGGTGCAGATCGGGGTCAGGAAAACGATGGCCGTGACGAAAGAGAGAGTTTGGGATTTCCTCATGTCTTCTGAGGGGCTGTCGTTATGGATCGGAGATGTCCCTTCTCTGGAGCCGGAGGTCGGGCATGAGTATGAGTCGAAGGAAGGCGTGTCCGGCAAAATTACCGTGGTCGTACCTTACCATAAACTGCGCCTGACCTGGAAACGCAAGGAGTGGGACAACCCGTCCCGGCTGCAAATCTATGTGTTATCCACGAATACCGGAAAAACAACCATCGCGATTCACCAGGAGATGCTGGATGATGTTTATATGAGAGAGATCATGAGGCGTCATTGGGATGAGATGCTGACTACCTTACAAAGCCAGGTTATAGCACCAAAATGA
- a CDS encoding AraC family transcriptional regulator, producing the protein MKIHHSIPWRDNLYLFNYRSVHTEPVEYFHYHEGLEILYIHEGAGRYIVNNQTHSLKPGTLVLIKPFQIHHIQVIVPPNYIRSLLKIKASVIERFLTALPQLTTAVSQLLEHPWSNQVFHLSSKDALYLENQFLQLHEMLASVPRKVQKEVVALFLFHFFTYFNSHIYPPDRSGGFKYHTAAASLEPVGAMVSWIGKHYHLSFTINEIAADLHFSPSYLSKLFKDQMGMTIIEYTNNKRLEEARTLLGLPSLTIEEVSKQTGFNYPSYFIAMFKKKYGMTPLQYRMQTKL; encoded by the coding sequence ATGAAAATTCACCATTCGATTCCCTGGCGTGACAATCTGTATCTGTTCAACTATCGAAGCGTACATACAGAGCCGGTGGAATATTTTCATTATCACGAAGGGTTGGAGATCCTGTACATTCATGAAGGCGCCGGAAGATATATCGTCAATAATCAAACGCACTCACTTAAGCCCGGCACCTTGGTGTTGATTAAGCCTTTTCAAATACACCATATTCAAGTCATTGTACCGCCGAATTACATTCGCAGCCTGCTGAAAATCAAAGCCTCTGTCATCGAGCGCTTCCTCACCGCACTCCCGCAGCTGACAACCGCTGTTTCACAATTGTTGGAGCATCCGTGGTCCAATCAGGTTTTTCATCTTTCATCCAAGGATGCTTTATATTTGGAAAATCAATTTCTGCAATTGCATGAGATGCTGGCCAGCGTTCCGCGAAAGGTTCAGAAGGAAGTTGTTGCCTTGTTTTTATTTCATTTCTTCACCTACTTCAATAGCCATATTTATCCTCCGGATCGCAGCGGGGGCTTCAAGTATCATACAGCCGCTGCTTCGCTCGAACCTGTCGGCGCCATGGTAAGTTGGATTGGCAAGCACTATCATCTATCCTTTACAATTAACGAAATAGCTGCGGACCTTCATTTCTCCCCCAGTTATTTGTCCAAGCTGTTCAAAGACCAGATGGGCATGACCATCATCGAATATACGAACAACAAGCGTTTGGAGGAAGCCAGAACGCTTCTTGGCTTGCCTTCTCTGACAATCGAAGAGGTCAGTAAACAGACCGGATTCAACTACCCCTCGTATTTTATCGCCATGTTCAAAAAAAAGTACGGTATGACGCCTCTCCAGTATCGAATGCAGACGAAATTATGA
- the tetA(58) gene encoding tetracycline efflux ABC transporter Tet(58) subunit A, with amino-acid sequence MEHVYRKKIEPNPGDLAVEAYGLVKTFGDNRAVDGVDLNVRTGTIYGVLGPNGAGKTTTIRMLATLLRPDAGTARIFGHDVQAESQIVRQLIGVTGQYASVDESLSATENLIIFSRLLGLGRTEARRKASELLEEFGLSEAAKRPLKNFSGGMRRRLDLAASLIAQPPLIFLDEPTTGLDPRTRSQMWDTIRRLVNTGSTVLLTTQYLEEADQLADRIAVIDYGRVVAEGTADELKMSVGTSSLHLTVQHLQDMDRARHTVEQVLKVHANVSPEAGKITAPMANAGLVTDLLIELRTAGIGLSEMSVQKPTLDEVFLTITGHGVKEDAGQGAYESNDREVARV; translated from the coding sequence ATGGAGCATGTATACAGAAAGAAAATAGAGCCTAACCCTGGTGACTTGGCCGTTGAGGCTTATGGACTAGTCAAAACATTCGGCGATAATCGTGCCGTGGATGGCGTGGATCTGAACGTGCGTACCGGAACGATCTACGGTGTGCTTGGTCCGAATGGGGCAGGCAAGACGACCACCATCCGGATGCTGGCGACCTTGCTAAGGCCGGATGCCGGTACGGCCCGAATCTTTGGACACGACGTGCAGGCGGAATCGCAGATCGTCCGTCAGTTGATCGGGGTAACCGGTCAATACGCATCGGTGGACGAATCGCTCAGCGCTACGGAGAATCTGATTATATTCTCCCGTTTGCTAGGTTTGGGGCGTACGGAGGCGCGGCGCAAAGCGAGTGAGCTGCTTGAGGAATTCGGTTTGTCGGAAGCCGCGAAGCGACCGCTAAAAAATTTCTCCGGCGGCATGCGGAGAAGACTGGATCTGGCGGCAAGCCTTATTGCCCAACCGCCGCTCATCTTCCTGGATGAACCGACGACGGGGCTTGACCCGCGTACGCGTTCCCAGATGTGGGATACGATCCGCCGATTGGTGAATACCGGTTCAACGGTATTGCTGACCACGCAGTATCTCGAGGAAGCGGATCAATTGGCAGACCGCATCGCCGTTATCGATTACGGCCGGGTTGTGGCCGAGGGGACGGCGGATGAACTGAAGATGTCGGTAGGCACTTCCTCGCTGCATTTGACCGTCCAGCATTTACAGGACATGGATCGCGCCCGCCATACCGTGGAACAAGTGCTCAAAGTTCATGCTAATGTATCGCCGGAAGCGGGAAAGATAACGGCACCGATGGCTAATGCGGGTCTTGTTACAGACCTTTTGATCGAGCTGCGCACGGCAGGAATCGGCTTGTCCGAGATGAGCGTGCAGAAGCCGACCCTGGATGAGGTGTTCCTAACGATCACCGGCCACGGCGTGAAGGAAGACGCTGGCCAAGGGGCTTATGAATCCAATGATAGAGAGGTGGCAAGGGTATGA